The Sphingobacterium bambusae genome includes a window with the following:
- a CDS encoding rhamnogalacturonan acetylesterase — MRKVIVTIVLAVIMLSFTVQRKPTIYLIGDSTVRNNNEQYWGWGSLLPEFLDTTRIAVANHAMAGRSTRTFQKEGRWDRVDALLMPGDYLFIQFGHNEGSAPDTTKQGYRGVLRGIGKDSLLLDWGDGKQEVVRTYGENLRRFVRAAKKKGVIPVVLSMIPRNQWDEAGHVKRANKDFGLWAKQIAEEEQVAFVDLNEITALKYEQIGADLVKKKYFPGDHTHTNHDGAMENASSVIAGLQTLKHPLTQYIK; from the coding sequence ATGAGAAAAGTAATAGTGACAATAGTACTTGCCGTAATCATGCTATCGTTTACGGTGCAGCGCAAGCCAACGATCTATTTAATTGGCGACTCGACGGTTCGTAACAATAACGAACAGTATTGGGGATGGGGAAGCCTATTGCCCGAATTTTTGGATACCACACGTATCGCCGTGGCCAATCATGCCATGGCCGGAAGAAGTACACGTACGTTCCAAAAAGAAGGCCGTTGGGATCGTGTAGATGCTTTGTTGATGCCTGGCGACTATCTGTTCATCCAATTTGGGCATAATGAAGGTAGCGCCCCCGATACCACTAAACAAGGTTATCGAGGCGTTCTTCGCGGCATAGGAAAGGATTCCTTGCTGTTGGATTGGGGAGATGGTAAGCAGGAAGTGGTACGAACATATGGAGAGAACCTGCGCCGCTTTGTAAGGGCTGCGAAAAAGAAAGGTGTGATTCCGGTTGTCTTGTCCATGATCCCTCGTAATCAATGGGACGAGGCGGGACATGTGAAGAGAGCAAATAAAGATTTTGGACTTTGGGCCAAGCAAATTGCGGAAGAGGAGCAGGTCGCTTTCGTCGACCTCAACGAGATTACCGCGCTCAAGTACGAGCAAATAGGTGCAGATCTCGTTAAGAAAAAATACTTCCCCGGCGACCATACACATACAAATCATGATGGCGCCATGGAAAATGCTTCCTCCGTTATAGCGGGACTACAAACCTTAAAACATCCGTTGACTCAGTATATTAAATAA
- a CDS encoding sugar-binding domain-containing protein: MSKYLIVLLLCAEALLADAQGHATYSFNAAWRLHIGDLPAASTTDFDDTDWKVVTLPHAWNEEEAFAKPIHEHSTAVVWYRKKFTLPKELRKDKVFLEFEGVRHGAEFFLNGHFIGRHENGVMAFGLDISAHLRKDAENVLAVRTDNSWNYREKVSNSTYQWNDKNFNANYGGIPKNVWIHVKEALYQTLPLYSNLGTQGVYVYGNHINIQKKTLDLHVESELRNETSEKKVGELLVEVFDADNRLVKTFSSGFDLAAGATKVVKATDRLGDVHFWNWGYGYLYTVRSTLKQAGKTVDVVDTKTGFRKTAFQQGMVYLNDQVLMMKGYAQRTSNEWPAVGLAVAPWLSDFSNKLMVESNANLVRWMHVTPWRQDVESCDRVGLLQMLPAGDAEKDVEGRRWELRKELIRDAIIYYRNSPSVLFYESGNESISETHMAEMKQIRDQYDPQGGRAIGSREMLDSKLAEYGGEMLYINKSAKHPMIATEYMRDEGLRKYWDEHSYPFHKEGEGPLYKGNDASDYNRNQDQHAVETVRRWWEYWRVRPGTGRRVSSGGLNIIFSDSNTHYRGQENYRRSGEVDAMRLPKDGFYAHQVMWDGWVDPDPKGLHIVGHWNYPVGTKKDVQVISAGERVELLVNGVRQAEGVRSAQFLFVFPAIDFVEGELKARSFDATGRLLNERILRTAGEPYQLKLHYRHGENGLYADGNDMVIVDVEVLDKEGRRCPTATNMVDFSFDGPMDWRGGIAQGPNNYILAQSIPVECGVNRVLLRTKYGVAGAVKLKAQANGLIPDQVQWSVSPVEEQEGLFLKSSKIGLPSNLDRGKGLHEPKLKLTRETRAIAKIQAGANADRAAASCDDNELSDWVNDGKLETAWIEYQLEKIGDIDEIDLKLNNFRSRSYPLQVFVDDKLVFDGDTETTLGYCTLSFPTVRGRRVKIQLKGGSYVAAENKHAEVGGKKLDDGVARNDADAKGTLSIIEIDIHKKI, from the coding sequence ATGTCAAAATATCTGATTGTCCTATTACTCTGCGCAGAAGCTTTGTTAGCCGACGCACAGGGACATGCTACCTACAGTTTCAATGCGGCGTGGCGCCTACATATTGGCGATCTGCCGGCAGCATCTACGACAGATTTCGACGATACCGATTGGAAAGTGGTAACCTTGCCGCATGCTTGGAACGAAGAGGAGGCATTCGCAAAGCCCATCCATGAGCATAGTACTGCCGTAGTGTGGTATCGTAAGAAATTTACTTTGCCCAAAGAGCTGCGTAAGGACAAGGTGTTTTTAGAGTTTGAAGGCGTTAGGCATGGGGCAGAGTTTTTCCTCAATGGTCATTTTATCGGACGACATGAAAATGGGGTGATGGCCTTTGGGCTAGATATTTCTGCGCACCTGCGCAAAGATGCTGAAAATGTGCTGGCCGTGCGCACCGATAACAGCTGGAACTATCGGGAAAAGGTAAGCAATAGTACCTACCAATGGAATGATAAAAACTTCAACGCAAACTATGGAGGCATCCCCAAAAACGTATGGATACATGTTAAGGAAGCGCTTTATCAAACATTACCGCTGTATTCCAATTTGGGAACGCAAGGGGTCTATGTATATGGTAACCATATCAATATTCAAAAGAAAACCCTTGATCTCCATGTGGAGTCTGAGCTGCGTAACGAGACCTCCGAAAAGAAGGTAGGCGAGCTGTTGGTTGAAGTATTTGATGCAGACAATCGTCTGGTCAAGACATTCTCTTCTGGGTTTGACCTAGCGGCAGGCGCCACAAAGGTCGTTAAGGCCACCGATAGATTAGGTGATGTGCACTTTTGGAACTGGGGATATGGCTACCTATACACTGTTCGATCCACGCTCAAGCAGGCTGGAAAGACCGTTGATGTGGTCGATACTAAGACGGGCTTTCGCAAAACTGCCTTTCAGCAAGGCATGGTTTATTTAAACGACCAAGTCTTAATGATGAAGGGGTATGCACAGCGCACCAGCAACGAATGGCCTGCAGTAGGGTTGGCTGTTGCCCCTTGGCTCAGTGATTTTAGCAATAAGCTGATGGTGGAAAGCAATGCGAACTTGGTACGCTGGATGCACGTAACACCGTGGCGGCAAGATGTAGAATCTTGCGATAGGGTTGGACTCCTGCAAATGTTGCCTGCCGGCGATGCCGAGAAAGATGTCGAAGGGCGACGATGGGAGCTGCGTAAGGAACTTATACGCGACGCCATTATCTATTACCGTAACAGCCCCAGTGTGCTGTTTTACGAAAGCGGTAATGAATCGATCTCCGAAACCCATATGGCCGAGATGAAGCAGATCCGTGATCAATACGACCCGCAGGGAGGAAGAGCAATTGGCTCGCGTGAGATGTTGGATAGCAAGCTGGCCGAATATGGCGGCGAAATGCTCTATATCAATAAAAGCGCGAAACACCCTATGATAGCCACGGAGTATATGCGCGACGAAGGCTTACGTAAATATTGGGACGAGCATAGCTATCCTTTTCATAAAGAAGGAGAGGGCCCCCTCTACAAGGGAAATGATGCGAGCGATTATAACAGAAACCAAGATCAACACGCCGTGGAAACGGTACGCCGCTGGTGGGAATATTGGCGCGTTAGGCCCGGGACAGGCCGCCGGGTAAGTTCCGGTGGGCTGAATATCATATTCTCTGATTCCAACACCCATTACCGTGGACAGGAAAACTACCGCCGAAGTGGCGAGGTAGATGCCATGCGCCTGCCAAAGGACGGCTTTTACGCACATCAGGTGATGTGGGATGGTTGGGTGGATCCCGATCCTAAAGGACTGCACATCGTGGGGCACTGGAATTATCCCGTTGGCACAAAAAAAGATGTACAGGTGATCAGTGCCGGCGAACGGGTGGAACTTCTTGTCAATGGTGTGCGGCAAGCCGAAGGGGTGCGTTCGGCACAGTTCCTTTTTGTTTTTCCTGCAATCGACTTTGTGGAGGGAGAGTTGAAAGCACGTTCTTTTGACGCAACAGGGAGACTACTGAATGAACGGATATTACGTACGGCAGGGGAACCATATCAACTAAAATTACATTATCGGCATGGTGAAAATGGACTCTATGCGGATGGGAACGATATGGTGATTGTTGACGTAGAGGTACTGGATAAGGAAGGTCGTCGTTGCCCTACTGCGACGAACATGGTTGATTTTTCTTTCGATGGACCTATGGATTGGCGGGGCGGTATTGCACAAGGACCTAATAACTATATCCTCGCGCAATCTATTCCTGTAGAATGTGGTGTGAATAGGGTGCTGCTACGGACGAAATACGGAGTTGCGGGAGCGGTTAAGCTGAAAGCGCAAGCAAACGGATTGATCCCTGATCAAGTGCAATGGTCCGTATCACCTGTGGAGGAGCAGGAGGGACTGTTCTTGAAGTCTTCCAAAATAGGATTGCCATCCAACCTTGATCGAGGTAAAGGGCTTCATGAACCTAAGTTGAAGTTAACACGCGAGACACGCGCTATCGCAAAGATTCAAGCGGGTGCCAACGCCGATAGGGCCGCGGCTTCCTGCGATGATAATGAGCTGTCGGATTGGGTGAACGACGGGAAATTGGAAACCGCCTGGATCGAATATCAGTTGGAAAAGATAGGTGATATCGACGAGATCGATTTAAAATTGAATAATTTTAGATCGCGATCCTATCCTTTACAGGTATTTGTAGACGATAAATTGGTGTTTGATGGCGATACGGAGACAACTTTGGGTTACTGCACGTTATCATTTCCTACAGTGCGAGGCCGACGCGTTAAAATACAGCTTAAGGGAGGTTCCTATGTCGCCGCTGAAAACAAACATGCCGAAGTAGGGGGAAAGAAACTGGACGATGGTGTTGCGCGTAACGATGCAGATGCGAAGGGTACATTAAGTATAATAGAGATAGATATTCATAAAAAAATATAA
- a CDS encoding rhamnogalacturonan acetylesterase, with amino-acid sequence MNIKRNLMTKMLVALCLIITCAFSIKRDRPTLFVIGDSTVKNGRGDGSNGQWGWGSFIAEHLDTSSIRVENRALGGTSSRTFYNNPKLWQQVLDQVKPGDYVIMQFGHNDSSPIVDTLRARGTIKGNGDTYQEVNNPLLKQKEMVYSYGFYLRRFVKNVQDKGAKAIICSPIPRNAWEGDQVRRSDYATWAQEAAVQSSAFFIPLQDLVIAQYEKEGRALVAEKYFGAKDATHTIKAGAERNASLIANYLNENKNIGLGKFLKK; translated from the coding sequence ATGAATATAAAAAGAAATCTGATGACCAAGATGCTGGTCGCCCTATGCTTGATCATAACTTGTGCATTCAGTATCAAGCGAGATCGACCTACCTTGTTTGTAATTGGTGATTCTACCGTGAAAAACGGTAGGGGTGATGGCAGCAACGGACAATGGGGCTGGGGTAGCTTTATTGCCGAACACCTTGATACCTCGTCCATTCGTGTTGAAAACCGGGCCTTGGGTGGAACGAGTAGCAGAACGTTTTACAATAATCCAAAACTTTGGCAACAGGTATTAGATCAGGTTAAGCCGGGCGATTACGTAATCATGCAGTTTGGGCATAACGACTCTAGTCCCATTGTAGATACATTGCGCGCCAGGGGTACAATTAAGGGAAATGGAGATACCTACCAAGAGGTCAATAATCCCTTGTTAAAGCAAAAGGAAATGGTCTACAGCTATGGTTTCTACTTACGAAGGTTTGTGAAAAATGTGCAAGACAAGGGCGCTAAAGCCATCATTTGCTCTCCAATACCACGGAATGCTTGGGAAGGTGATCAGGTTCGTCGATCTGATTATGCTACTTGGGCGCAGGAGGCTGCCGTGCAGTCATCTGCATTTTTCATTCCCCTACAGGATTTGGTAATCGCCCAATATGAAAAAGAAGGGAGAGCGCTGGTCGCTGAAAAGTACTTTGGCGCCAAAGATGCAACGCACACGATCAAGGCGGGTGCCGAACGCAATGCTAGTTTAATCGCAAATTATCTAAACGAAAATAAAAATATTGGGCTAGGTAAATTTTTAAAAAAATAG
- a CDS encoding glycoside hydrolase family 88/105 protein → MKRGRLLSFGLMLFIAALSAACAAQVQQKKDKATTSKQQVLDVLRSTNAYFMAKWPDTGKPIYTTRWRPSNIWTRAVYYEGLMALYSIDRDKRYYDYAVDWGTKHQWGLRNGLETRNADDQACGQIYLDLYELDRQEERVLGIKKNIDFVMDSGKVDDWTWIDAIQMAMPVFAKLGVMFDDPRYFDYMYRMYSYAKNEEGGGLYNAKDKLWWRDRDFVPPYQEPNGEDCYWSRGNGWVVAALVRVLSLIPEDEKHRALYLQDYKDLMEGVLKTQRQDGFWNVSLHDPTNFGGREVSGTALFVYGMAWGINQGILDASVYRPALEKAWQAMLNEAVHPSGFLGYVQGTGKEPKDGQPLGFATVPDFEDYGLGCFLLAGTELYKLLEDKPH, encoded by the coding sequence ATGAAGAGAGGAAGATTACTGTCATTTGGTTTGATGTTATTTATTGCGGCATTATCGGCAGCATGCGCTGCGCAAGTGCAGCAAAAGAAGGACAAGGCTACAACGAGCAAACAGCAAGTGTTAGACGTTTTGCGCTCTACAAACGCTTATTTCATGGCAAAGTGGCCGGATACAGGGAAGCCTATCTACACGACGCGTTGGCGCCCTAGCAATATATGGACAAGAGCCGTTTATTACGAAGGCCTTATGGCTCTGTATAGTATTGACCGCGACAAACGTTATTACGACTATGCGGTAGATTGGGGCACCAAACATCAATGGGGCTTGCGGAATGGGCTTGAAACTCGTAATGCAGATGATCAAGCTTGTGGACAGATTTATCTTGATCTCTATGAATTGGATAGGCAAGAGGAAAGAGTTCTTGGAATTAAAAAGAATATAGACTTTGTAATGGATTCGGGTAAAGTTGATGATTGGACCTGGATCGATGCCATTCAAATGGCCATGCCAGTTTTCGCGAAGCTAGGAGTGATGTTTGATGATCCACGCTATTTTGATTACATGTACCGTATGTACAGCTATGCTAAAAATGAAGAAGGTGGCGGGTTGTACAATGCGAAGGACAAACTATGGTGGCGCGATCGCGACTTTGTACCGCCTTACCAGGAGCCTAATGGCGAAGACTGTTATTGGTCGCGCGGTAATGGTTGGGTCGTTGCAGCCTTGGTTCGTGTGCTTTCGCTTATCCCAGAAGACGAGAAGCACCGGGCGCTATACTTACAAGATTATAAAGACCTGATGGAAGGCGTACTAAAAACGCAGCGGCAGGATGGTTTTTGGAATGTAAGTCTGCATGATCCGACCAATTTCGGTGGGCGCGAAGTATCAGGTACTGCACTTTTTGTGTACGGCATGGCTTGGGGCATCAATCAAGGAATTTTAGACGCATCGGTCTATCGCCCAGCCTTAGAAAAGGCTTGGCAGGCGATGCTGAATGAAGCAGTGCACCCTTCGGGTTTCTTGGGCTATGTGCAAGGAACAGGTAAAGAACCGAAGGATGGGCAGCCGCTAGGCTTTGCTACGGTGCCCGATTTTGAGGACTATGGTTTGGGATGTTTTCTGCTTGCTGGAACCGAGTTGTACAAATTATTGGAAGATAAGCCTCACTAA
- a CDS encoding rhamnogalacturonan lyase family protein encodes MKTNVCLLTFARHNAFSAILFFSLLMLAWTAQAQRQVEFLDRGLIALKTSETSSFLSWRLLASDDYETAFVLYRQYPGEPMVKLADKPLLQGTNFQDSGVDHKKDVQYTLMKLIKGKEILLATVKMQAKDPIQPYLEIPLHTPSGYTPGDASVADLDGDGAYEIVIHQTGRAHDNAHNGITDEPIFQAYKLDGTMLWEINLGKNVREGAHYTQFMLYDLDGDGRAELVCKTADGTKDGMGNVIGDAKADWRDTVARSRTFGRILEGPEFLTVFDGLTGAAISTVDYLPMRGDLRSWGDTNANRSDRFLAAVAYLDGKHPSVIMTRGYYERTALAAWDFKDKKLQLRWVFDTEKRQHPYSGQGYHNLSVADVDQDGKDEIIFGAITIDDDGTGLYSTGLGHGDALHVSDLDPDRPGLEVFGIHELKGGRKGIGAALRDARTGDILFKGAIDQDVPRGVAANIDPEHKGAYMWWLGSKSLYDMKGNEVGSAPRSANFLIWWDADLSRELLNSNYIEKYKEGVIFRAEGASSINGTKSTPNLSADILGDWREELILRADDNQSLRIYSTTIPTEHRLYTLMHDPQYRLSIAWQNVAYNQPPHTGYYLGTGMDKPSPPQVDIVHPERASQTKVAKPLFRDPVEDGAADPVVIWHAKKKKWFMLYTNRRAKSEGLSAVTWVHGTSIAVASSADGVNWNYEGHAAFDAPHSTPTLWAPDVFFHKGLYHMYLTIVPGVFEDWQHPRSIAHFTSKDLMRWSYQSTLALSSDKVIDACVLALPSGGFRLWYNNEKDGKSVYYADSKDLFHWEDKGKALATRGEGPKVFAWKGKYWMIVDTWKGLAVYHSADLLNWTKQPELILATAGKGQDDQVIGGHADVVVEKDRAYIYYFTHPGRTPENQGKDTYEQRRSSIQMAELKWDGSLLSCDRDAVLYADMDRN; translated from the coding sequence ATGAAAACAAACGTTTGCCTCCTGACCTTCGCGCGTCATAACGCTTTTTCGGCCATCCTGTTTTTCTCGCTCCTTATGCTGGCATGGACGGCACAGGCACAACGGCAGGTCGAGTTTCTTGATCGTGGATTGATCGCCTTAAAAACCTCAGAGACATCCAGCTTTCTAAGCTGGCGCCTATTGGCGAGCGATGATTATGAAACAGCATTTGTCCTGTATAGGCAGTATCCGGGCGAGCCCATGGTGAAACTCGCCGACAAACCTCTGCTTCAAGGAACAAATTTTCAGGACAGCGGCGTGGATCACAAGAAAGATGTTCAGTACACGCTGATGAAACTGATAAAAGGTAAGGAGATCCTGTTGGCGACAGTGAAGATGCAAGCCAAGGATCCCATTCAACCATATTTGGAGATTCCTTTGCACACACCTAGTGGCTACACGCCTGGCGACGCTTCTGTTGCTGATCTGGATGGCGATGGTGCTTATGAAATTGTGATTCACCAAACGGGTAGGGCACATGACAATGCCCATAACGGGATTACCGATGAGCCGATCTTTCAGGCGTACAAATTAGACGGTACCATGCTTTGGGAAATTAATTTGGGTAAAAATGTTCGAGAGGGCGCACACTACACACAGTTTATGCTCTACGATTTAGATGGAGATGGCCGTGCAGAGCTGGTTTGTAAAACGGCAGATGGTACAAAGGATGGGATGGGCAATGTGATAGGTGACGCAAAGGCTGACTGGCGTGATACTGTCGCGCGGTCGCGAACATTCGGCCGAATACTGGAGGGGCCCGAGTTTTTAACGGTCTTCGACGGCTTGACTGGTGCAGCAATCAGCACCGTAGATTACCTACCCATGCGGGGTGATCTGCGCAGCTGGGGTGATACCAACGCCAACCGTTCAGACCGTTTTTTGGCAGCCGTTGCCTATTTGGACGGAAAACATCCATCCGTGATCATGACACGTGGCTATTACGAACGGACCGCCCTTGCTGCTTGGGATTTTAAAGATAAAAAACTGCAGTTACGATGGGTGTTTGATACCGAGAAGAGGCAACATCCTTACTCAGGCCAAGGCTACCATAATCTCTCGGTTGCTGACGTGGATCAGGATGGGAAAGACGAGATAATTTTTGGTGCCATAACTATCGACGATGACGGTACCGGACTATACAGCACTGGACTGGGGCATGGCGATGCGCTGCACGTTTCGGACCTAGATCCCGACAGGCCCGGACTTGAGGTGTTTGGAATCCATGAGCTTAAAGGTGGTCGCAAAGGTATTGGGGCAGCCTTGCGCGACGCCCGAACGGGAGATATTCTTTTTAAGGGAGCGATCGATCAAGATGTACCTCGCGGTGTTGCTGCGAATATAGACCCCGAGCATAAAGGGGCGTATATGTGGTGGTTGGGATCTAAATCGTTGTATGACATGAAAGGCAATGAAGTTGGCTCTGCACCCAGATCAGCAAACTTCTTGATCTGGTGGGACGCTGACCTTAGCCGAGAACTGTTGAATAGCAACTATATAGAAAAGTATAAAGAAGGTGTTATTTTTCGAGCGGAAGGTGCTTCGTCCATCAACGGTACAAAAAGTACACCCAATTTGAGTGCCGATATACTGGGCGATTGGCGCGAAGAACTTATTCTCCGAGCCGATGACAATCAGTCGTTGCGTATTTACAGCACGACAATCCCGACAGAACACAGGCTTTATACGTTGATGCACGATCCCCAATACCGATTAAGTATCGCTTGGCAAAATGTTGCTTACAACCAGCCACCACATACGGGCTACTACCTCGGGACGGGCATGGATAAACCATCGCCTCCGCAAGTCGACATCGTACATCCTGAGCGAGCGTCACAAACCAAAGTTGCAAAACCGTTGTTCCGCGATCCGGTGGAAGATGGTGCCGCCGATCCAGTCGTGATTTGGCATGCTAAGAAGAAAAAATGGTTTATGCTGTACACCAATCGACGAGCAAAGTCGGAGGGACTGTCTGCCGTAACTTGGGTGCACGGCACCTCCATTGCTGTGGCTAGCTCGGCCGATGGGGTGAACTGGAACTATGAAGGTCATGCGGCCTTCGATGCGCCACATAGCACGCCAACACTGTGGGCACCGGACGTGTTTTTCCACAAAGGTCTTTATCATATGTACTTGACAATAGTGCCCGGGGTATTTGAAGATTGGCAGCATCCGCGAAGTATAGCGCATTTTACGAGCAAAGACCTCATGCGTTGGTCTTACCAGTCTACCTTAGCCCTGTCTTCCGATAAAGTAATCGATGCCTGTGTCTTGGCATTGCCCAGCGGCGGATTTCGATTGTGGTATAACAATGAGAAAGATGGGAAATCGGTGTATTATGCCGATAGCAAAGATCTATTTCACTGGGAAGATAAAGGAAAAGCACTGGCTACACGTGGCGAAGGGCCCAAAGTTTTTGCTTGGAAAGGAAAATATTGGATGATCGTGGACACATGGAAAGGCTTGGCGGTCTATCACTCTGCAGATCTGTTGAATTGGACGAAGCAACCGGAGCTAATTTTGGCAACAGCGGGAAAAGGGCAGGATGATCAAGTTATCGGCGGGCATGCTGATGTGGTGGTCGAGAAGGATAGGGCCTATATCTATTATTTTACCCATCCCGGCAGAACACCGGAAAATCAGGGAAAAGACACCTACGAACAACGTCGAAGCAGTATTCAAATGGCGGAATTGAAATGGGATGGAAGCCTGCTTTCCTGTGACCGTGATGCGGTTCTTTATGCCGATATGGATAGGAACTGA